The Deinococcus aquaticus genomic interval AGTTCGGCGAAGTTCACGGCGTCGGCGCGCACGCGGGGCGGCGTGCCGGTCTTGAAGCGTTTCAGGACGTGCCCGGCGCGGGCCAGCGGCGCGGACAGGAACCGCGAGGGCGGCTCGCCCTGACGGCCCTCGGCGCGGGACTGCCGCCCGTACCACGTGACGCCGCGCATGAAGGTCCCGGCTGCCACGACCACGCTGCGCGCCGCCAACCGCCGCCCGTCGGTGGTGACGACCAGCCAGCCGCCCTGCCCGTCGCTTTCCAGGTCGGCCGCCTCGCCGCGCAGGATGTCGATGTTCGGGTGCCCGAAGATCACGTCCTGCGCCCGCTCGGCGTAGGCGTCCCGCTCGTTCTGCACGCGCAGGGACTGCACGGCCGGGCCCTTGCTGGCGTTCAGCACCCGGGTGTGAATGGCGGTCTCGTCGGCCAGTCGGCCCATCAGGCCGCCCATGGCCTGCAACTCGAACACCAGCTGGCTCTTGCCGGGGCCACCCACCGCCGGGTTGCAGGGCATGCGGCCCACCGTGGCGGGGTTGCCGATCAGCAGGGCCACGCGGGAGAACTTCGCGGCGGCCCACGCCGCTTCCAGGCCCGCGTGTCCACCACCGATTACGATCACATTCCAGCCACTCATCTCAACTGGTCAGTGTACCGGGCGCTGTGCAGGCGCAGGGTGACCCGCATTCCCGAACGCCACGCAGCCCGGCGGGGGCCCCGGCAGCCGGTCGGCACAATGGGTTCCGTGAAGCGGGCTTAAGATAGGGCATGGATTTTGCTGCGCTGCGCGCTGACCTGATCGGTACCGACGTCCTGATCGACACGCCCTTCGGGGAGCGGCGCGTGACGTACGCCGATTACGTCGCGTCGGGCCGGGCGCTGCACTCGGTCGAGCGGCGCTTGGAGACGCTGGCCCTGCCGCTGTACGCGAACACCCACACTGAGGACAGCGCCACGGGCGCGCACCTGACGCACCTGACTCATCAGGCGGCCGGGTACATCAAGGAGCAGCTGGGCGCGGACAGCACCTGCAAACTGGTGTTCTGCGGGTCCGGCAGCACGGCCGCCGTGCGCCGCATGCAGGACATCCTGGGACTGGTCGTGGGTGGGCCGCACCGCCAGACTGTGCTGGACGCCCTGCCGGACTCGCAGCGGCCCGTGGTGTTCGTCGGGCCGTACGAGCATCACAGCAACGAGATCAGCTGGCGCGAGACGCTGGCCGAGGTCGTCGAGATTCCGCTGTGCGAACGCGGCAACCTGGATCTGGACGCGCTGGTCGTCGCCCTGAAGGACCCCCGGTACGCCGGGCGGCCGAAGATCGGGTCGTTCAGCGCGGCCAGTAACGTGACCGGCCTGCTGACCGATACCCGCTCGGTGGCGCGCCTGCTGCACGCGCACGGGGCGTTCGCGTTCTTCGATTTCGCGGCCAGTGGGCCGTACGTGAAGATCGACATGAAACCCGGCCGCAAGGACGGGTACGACGCGGTGTTCCTCAGTCCGCACAAGTTCGCGGGCGGGCCGGGCACGCCGGGCCTGCTGTGCTTCCGCCAGGAGCTGTACCACCTGAGTGTGCCCAGCACGCCGGGCGGCGGCACGGTGCGCTTCGTGAACCGCACGGCGCAGCTGTACGTGGAGGACATCGAGGCCCGCGAGGACGCCGGAACGCCCGCCATTCTGGGCAAGTTACGCGCCGCCCTGGCCTTCCGGGTCAAGGAGGAACTGGGGACCGAGGCCCTGACCACCCGTGAGCACGAACTGTACGGCCGCGCCCTGAGCCGCCTGCGCGGGAACCCCCGTCTGAAACTGCTGGGCAACCTGGACGCGCCGCGGCTGGCGTTCCTGTCGTTCCTGACCTTCACTTCTACGGGCACGCAGCTGCACCCACGGCTGGTGGTGCGGCTGCTGAACGACCTGTTCGGCATTCAGGCGCGCGGCGGTTGCGCCTGCGCCGGGCCGTACGGGCACGCGCTGCTGGAGATCGACGACCGGCGCAGCGAGCAGTTCATGCAGTGCGCCGTGAATCACCTGGACGGCGTGAAGCCCGGCTGGACCCGCTTGAACCTCGCGCCGTGGGCGACGGACGAGGAGGTGGAGTTCCTGCTGGACGCCATGGAATTCGTGGCCGAGTACGGCGAGCGCTTCGTGGCGCTGTACGACTTCGACTGGGCCAGCGGGGCCTGGACGCACCCGGCGGACCGCGCGCCGATGAGTCTGTTCGGGGACGGCCGCCCGAAACGGCAGGCGGGCCCGGTTCCGTTTGCGGCGTACCTGCAACAGGCGCGAGAACGGGCGGCCGGGCTGGCCACGGCAGGAGAGGGGAGACCCGTCCCGGCGGGCGTGCCCGAGGGACTGGTGTTCTTCGCACACTGATGTCCTGAACGCCGTACAGGGAAGCAGGTCAGCCGGGAGGGAACGGCTGGCCTGTTCGCATTTCCGTCCAGCCTGACCGGACAAAAGGCAGTCTTCCGGCGTTCCGGGGGACGGCTGGAGGGTGCCGGGCAGGGTCACGGGGCCGCCAGGGGCCGGGTAGGTTTCCCGTGGGTGGGTCAAACCGTCTAAAATGCCTAACGAGCGTTAGCTAGACAGATCAATCAGGGGAGGAGCCGGCCACCGCGCCGCGCCTTCGGCCCCCTGTCAGGAGGCCCCAGCCCATGATTCAACCCTTCACCCCTGAACCCATCCGCTTCGTGGCGGAAGACGGCACGCCGGTCCAGCCGCTGCCAGAGCGGTTCACGCCCGACCTGCTGCGCGAGCTGCACACCCTGATGCTGCGCGCCCGCGAATTCGACCGCAAACTCATCACGCTGCTCCGCCAGGGGCGCACGACCTTCTACGCGCAGTCCAGCGGCATGGAAGCCACCCAGGTGGGCCTGGCCCGCTCGATCCGCGTGGGCCACGACTGGGTCTGGCCGTACTACCGCGACCACACCCTGGGTCTCGCCATGGGCGTCCCGATGGCCGAACTGCTCAGCCAGTGCCTCGGCACGAACAGCGACTCCTCGCGCGGCCGGCAGATGCCGCACCACTTCGCGGCGCAGGCGCAGAACTTCGTGAGCATCAGTTCCAGCATCGCCTCGCAGGTGCCGCCCGCCGCCGGGAACGCCATGGCGCAGAAGTACCTGGGCGTGGATGAACTCACGGTCTGCACCTTCGGGGACGGCGCGACCAGCGAGGGTGACTGGCACGCCGGACTGAACATGGCCGGCGCCGCCAAGGCCCCCGCGATGTTCGTGTGCGAGAACAACCAGTGGGCGATCAGCACCTCCATCCGCGAGCAGACGGCCAGCGAGACCATCCACATCAAGGCGAAGGCCTACGGCATGCCCGGCTACTACGTGGACGGTAACGACCTCGTGGCCGTCATGGAGGTCTGCGGGTACGTGGCCGACCAGATCCGCGCCGGGCACGGTCCCGCGCTCGTCGAGTGCCTCACCTACCGCGTGGGCTCTCACAGCAACGCGGACGCGGACGCCGAGAAGCACTACCGCACCCGCGAGGAGGTCGAGGAGTGGCTGGGCCGCGACCCGATCACCCGCGTTGAGAAGCTGCTGGAGCATCTGGGCCACCCGGTCAGCGCCGAGGAACGCGCCGCGCTGATCGCTAGCACGCACCGCGAGGTGGACGAGCAGGTGCTGAAGGCCGAGGCGACCGGTCAACCCGACTGGCGCATCATGTTCGAGGACGTGTACGCCGACCTGCCGGGCCACCTGCGCGACCAGGAAGCCTTCCTGCGCGCCGAACAGACCGGACAGGCCGGCCAGGGAGGACAGGCATGACCGCCACGCAGGAACGCACCCCCACTCAGGGCGGCGCCCCCGACGCCGAAACCGGCACGCGCACCATCAACCTGATTCAGGCCGTGACCGAGACCATCGCCGAGGAGATGGAACGCGACAGCCGCGTCGTGCTGTTCGGTGAGGACGTCGGCGCGCGCGGCGGCGTGTTCATGGCGACCGCCGGCCTTCAGGAACGCTTCGGGCCGCGCCGCGTGTTCGATACGCCCCTGAGCGAGGCCAGCATCGTGGGGGCCGCCGTGGGCATGGCCGTGCGCGGCCTGCGGCCCATCGCGGAAATTCAGTTCGCGGACTACATGGGGCCCGGCTTCGACCAGATCATCTCGCAGGCCGCCAAGATCCGCTACCGGTCGGGCGGGCAGTTCACGGCCCCCATGGTCATCCGCACGCCCTCGGGCGGCGGCGTGAAGGGCGGGCACCACCACAGCCAGAGCCCCGAGAGTTACTACACGCACACCCCGGGCCTGAAGGTCGTGATGCCCAGCACCCCCTACGACGCCAAGGGCCTGCTGCGCAGCGCCGTGCGCGGCGAGGACCCCGTGATCTTCTTCGAACCCAAACGCCTGTACCGCGCCGCCAAGGGCGAGGTGCCCGCCCACGATTACGTCGTGCGGTTCGGCGAGGCTGCCGTGCGGCGCGAGGGCACGGACCTGTCCCTGATCGGCTACGGGGGCGTCATGCCGGACCTCGAGAAGGCCGCCGACGCCCTGGCCGCCGAGGGCGTCAGCGTGGAGGTCATCGACCTGCGCTCGCTGGTGCCGTGGGACAAGGACCGCGTGCTGAGCAGCGTCGAGAAGACCGGCCGCGCCGTGCTGGTCAGCGAGGCCCCGCGCATCAGTAACTTCATGGGCGAGGTCGCGTACGTCATCCAGGAGCAGGTCTTCGACTCCCTGACCGCCCCGGTGGGACAGGTGGCGGGCTTCGACACGCCGTACCCGTACGTGCAGGACAAGGTGTACCTGCC includes:
- a CDS encoding aminotransferase class V-fold PLP-dependent enzyme, which translates into the protein MDFAALRADLIGTDVLIDTPFGERRVTYADYVASGRALHSVERRLETLALPLYANTHTEDSATGAHLTHLTHQAAGYIKEQLGADSTCKLVFCGSGSTAAVRRMQDILGLVVGGPHRQTVLDALPDSQRPVVFVGPYEHHSNEISWRETLAEVVEIPLCERGNLDLDALVVALKDPRYAGRPKIGSFSAASNVTGLLTDTRSVARLLHAHGAFAFFDFAASGPYVKIDMKPGRKDGYDAVFLSPHKFAGGPGTPGLLCFRQELYHLSVPSTPGGGTVRFVNRTAQLYVEDIEAREDAGTPAILGKLRAALAFRVKEELGTEALTTREHELYGRALSRLRGNPRLKLLGNLDAPRLAFLSFLTFTSTGTQLHPRLVVRLLNDLFGIQARGGCACAGPYGHALLEIDDRRSEQFMQCAVNHLDGVKPGWTRLNLAPWATDEEVEFLLDAMEFVAEYGERFVALYDFDWASGAWTHPADRAPMSLFGDGRPKRQAGPVPFAAYLQQARERAAGLATAGEGRPVPAGVPEGLVFFAH
- a CDS encoding thiamine pyrophosphate-dependent dehydrogenase E1 component subunit alpha, yielding MIQPFTPEPIRFVAEDGTPVQPLPERFTPDLLRELHTLMLRAREFDRKLITLLRQGRTTFYAQSSGMEATQVGLARSIRVGHDWVWPYYRDHTLGLAMGVPMAELLSQCLGTNSDSSRGRQMPHHFAAQAQNFVSISSSIASQVPPAAGNAMAQKYLGVDELTVCTFGDGATSEGDWHAGLNMAGAAKAPAMFVCENNQWAISTSIREQTASETIHIKAKAYGMPGYYVDGNDLVAVMEVCGYVADQIRAGHGPALVECLTYRVGSHSNADADAEKHYRTREEVEEWLGRDPITRVEKLLEHLGHPVSAEERAALIASTHREVDEQVLKAEATGQPDWRIMFEDVYADLPGHLRDQEAFLRAEQTGQAGQGGQA
- a CDS encoding alpha-ketoacid dehydrogenase subunit beta, producing MTATQERTPTQGGAPDAETGTRTINLIQAVTETIAEEMERDSRVVLFGEDVGARGGVFMATAGLQERFGPRRVFDTPLSEASIVGAAVGMAVRGLRPIAEIQFADYMGPGFDQIISQAAKIRYRSGGQFTAPMVIRTPSGGGVKGGHHHSQSPESYYTHTPGLKVVMPSTPYDAKGLLRSAVRGEDPVIFFEPKRLYRAAKGEVPAHDYVVRFGEAAVRREGTDLSLIGYGGVMPDLEKAADALAAEGVSVEVIDLRSLVPWDKDRVLSSVEKTGRAVLVSEAPRISNFMGEVAYVIQEQVFDSLTAPVGQVAGFDTPYPYVQDKVYLPGPNRIVAACVRALNY